Within the Osmerus mordax isolate fOsmMor3 chromosome 6, fOsmMor3.pri, whole genome shotgun sequence genome, the region GCTTATTATTAAGTCAATGTGTTTCCTGTGAGAGAAGACATCATTTCCTGACaaacaccaccccaccccccctcccctcctcagccGGTTGTTACCAGGGCTCCTCAGTAATTAACGAGACTAATTAGCCCACCTCTCGTCTGTCCAACCAACCCCTCAACAGTCCCACACACGCCGTCtacaggggggggtggagaggcggggctggaggggggagggggggtctaatGCCTTTTAAGATTGAGGCGTAGGGAGGGGGGCGCCGAGCCCCCAGTCTACCACAACCACTCTTAGAAGTGTCTCTGAGGATAGGATTAGTGCGCCTTACTTATAAATCTCTCTGGGtctttccaaaaaaaaaaaaaaaacgcatcTCGATTTAAGCGAGCGGCATGAAGGGTCAAGTTGGTTACCGTGGCAATGAGGGCAGGGCTGGAATGCGGCGCTGAAGCGAGGCAGGAGGTGGCCCGCTCTCCTGGCTCagaggaggacgggaggagggaACATCTGACCAATATTCAGAAGCTAATTAAGCCAGCGAATGTGAGGCATGGGTCAGGTGAGAGATGTCTGATACTACAGAGAGCGCGTGGAGCCGAGCCAGACGCCACTAACAACTCTACTTCCTGGGCAGCGGCGTAAGAGATacgttttgagaaaatgaatcTTTTATACATTCTCTTTTGGCACAAGAGGCTTTTATCTCTGTCCCATTAGCATTTTTGGCACTGAAGCAATTTACATTTTTATAGCATAATTAATGAACAAGAAATCCATTTACATTTTCTCTCTATTCGCCAGTGCGAATCTAGTCTCGAGCAGAGGGCCAGGATTTGGGGGGTAtgtgggagtatgtgtgtgtccgtgtgtgttcaGTTGAAGAGTTGCAGGGTTTCGGAGCAgcaagtgtgtgtttagttGGAGAGATGCAGGGTTTTGGAGCACGTGTAGTCCGTAGACTTGGTTTGACGAAACAACGGAGAGGGAAGCTCTTTCAGGTGCAAATTGGGGCCAAATGCGGCCAGCGTCTTTTGCTTCGGCTGCGACTCATATCAAACACGGGGAGGCAGTCCTTAGAGGCAAATTAAGCCATTTCAGCAGCACTGAGGAAAACAATTCATACGTGTCATACATATTCCCGAGCAAAGATGAAAGACACAATGATGAATTATTACTATGCCTTTCTTCCCGTCTAAATTAATGACCCGTAGGGCTTGGCTAGCCGACTGACTTCGCTCTCTAGAGGGGGTGTATATAAATGATAGGAGAGGATTTTTCGAGGGAAGAGATAAAACGGAAGTGTCTCTATATAGAACATCACGTTTTTGttaaccacaaaaaaaaaaatgtacttAGGCTACAGGCCTACATCTGGGATTGTACTCTGAAACTATAACCCACAGTGAATACGCTTTTGAATAAATGAACTGCATTCCTTAATTCAATATTGCCCCCTGAAAATGGCTTCGAGTCAGACAAGAGTGTGTCCGCTCTAATGTTCTTTGTGTTCATGCGGGGATGTGACCTGGCCCGCGAGCCACCTGTGGGAGGCTCATTAGAAACGGAACCCCATCACGCGCATGCAAAACCTGCGAACAGGGACATGGCGCGGGTGGTTGGCGACACGGCTGTCGCAAACAAGTCAGGTGCTctctatagggagtcaggtggctgagcggtgaggctagtaatccaaaggttgccagttcgattcccggtcatgcaaactgacgttgtgtccttgggcaaggcacttcaccctacttgcctcagggggaatgtccctgtacttactgtaagtcgctctggataagagcgtctgctaaatgactaaatgtaaatagctaCCAGGTTGAAAACGTCTATTCGAGCGAGGAACAAAATCGAATGCGCGTGACTGCAGCTGCGTCGCGCGCAGTAATTGTGAAACCAGCTGTATCAGGTTTTTTCCACGTGCAGATGACCGAGCGTGCTTAAGACATAAAGACCCTCAAGAGGAGTTTTTTAGATGACAAAACTGAAGGCAACTCATTTGTATATGCGGAGACATTTACTGCAGGGACTTACACGTCATTTCCCCAACTCAAAGACGGACAACGGCAGGGGCCCTAATAAAACGACCTTTGCAAGCGCCTCATTTAAGATGCATGCAGCACACCTTAAACCCCTCTTAAAGCAGGCAAGCTGAAGAGGAACTCATTAAGGCCAAGTCATTAACATAAAGGAAGAGCGTGCGATTACTCCCTCTCAAGGCGTTTatctcacacacctgctcatcaCACACGTGCTCCCCGCTTCCTAAGAGGAGCTTTACAATCATCTTATGTTTGTGTAAAGTGGTCTGTGCATCCCATGGAGATGTGTTCGAGGCTATCCAGAGATCCTGGGGGCTCACTTATAAAACTATGCGTAGAATTCACGTGAAAACGTTGCGTACGAACGAAACACAGAAAGTGCGTGAGCTCCGGTTTTCCTCACAATTTAGAGGAAATTAAGCGCATGTGCGCAAGCGTCTTGTACATGTTACGCCCGTAATTCCCTATAAATGGGTACTGACACGCTCCAAATTATCATAGTTACGCGCAACAGATGTGAAAACAGAAGCCTCTATCTGAAGCAACAGCATCAGTTTAAACCTCATTTGTCCTCATGTTCACCTAAATATTTATAagaatagcctacattttataACATGCAAGAAGTGTTGAATGATTATAGATCCAATCAAATATTATTCACGAATAAAATGTGCAAATATTTGAGGGGTGATTTTGCATAACAGATACCTCCGTTATCGTTTTTTTGTGCTTGTACTCCAGGGAACTCTTCATAATGTAACACGTATGAGGTTATATTTCGATTTCACTTTCACAATGATATCAACTTGAAGGCTTGGCTTGAGTTTCATACTTTTACCAACGGAGTCGTAGTTTCCCATTTTTCAAAGTTTTGTGCGTATGCATGGGTCACGGTGTatgtggaggaccgcacattctcacgtgaagtttgttttttataaattcCAAAGTTTGCGTATATACAAACTTGTTTACGCATTCATTTGTGCGTTTGCctacgcaacgtttataaatGACGCCCCTGTTGTCTAATTTATAAAACTGCCCTAGGATTCTTTCTAAAAGTGTACGTAAGTCCAAAAGCCTATAATGgcgtacgccccccccccccccaaaaaaaaaaaaatcagacgTGCATAAGCACACCTCTAAGCAATGAGCTGGCATGCGGTTCTTTAGTTGCGGTGAATCATAGCGACAGGTggggaaaaaaacgaaaaagcgcAACATGTCAGACACTGTTACTATAGGGGTTGTGGAGGcccgaaaaccacattatttggtggccggtggatcgccaataaaaaaaacagtgcGAGTGGCAGCATATTGCTGCTGCCATCAACTGTGCAAGTAGCAAGTGTGCACGTGAAGGCTTACAGCAGGATGGGGCTGACTATCAACATCACCAAAACAGAGGTCTGTCAATGGAGCACCCCATCCACTCCACCCATCTTCAGCGTCACTGATAAGCATCTATCTGTAGTACCATCATTCAAATGGGGACAATAACATCGACAATGAATCCAGAATCGAACAAGCATCAGTTGCCTTTGGCCGGGTCTTTCAAAACAAGAACTTATATCTCCATACAACAGTCTCTGTGTATCAAGCTGTTTGCATTACCACCCTCCTATACAGTTGTGAAGCCTGGGTCACTTACAGCCGCCATCTGAAGTCCCTGGAGCATTTTCACATCCGCTGTCTCCAGCGCATGCTAGGAATCACTTGGCGTGACCGTGTGCCACACACTGAGAACCTCAAAAGAGCAGGCTAGAAGAGCATTGAAGCCACCATCACCCACCATCAGCGATGGCTGGGGCATTTTATAAGGATGCCCCTCAATCGACTGCCTCACCAAGTGATGTATGGCCAGCTCGCCCAAGGCCAACGCTCCGCTGGAGGGCAGAAGAAGCGCTATAAAGACCAAATAAAAACAACGCTAAAGAAGTGTAAAATCAGGGCTcatgataaatcttgcctagggcgccaAACGTGCTGGGTCCGGTACAGCACCAGAGAACTCACCGTTGAAGTCAGAAGTGGACGTCATTATCGGCCTCGATGGACAACTACAtacaagcaagcaagcaagtgTTCCCCTGAGTCGAGATACAACTTGAAAAAACACATGTGCGCACTCTAagggagccacacacacacacacacacacacacacacacaatgtgcttTTTACAGCAGAGGAGCAGAAAAGGTGTGTCCCGTGCGAACCTGTCTGGTCTCCTCCAGCACCACCTCTCgcaccctctcgctctctctcgctctctctctctctctcgctctctctctctctctctctctctctctctctctctctctctctctctctctctctctctctctctctcgctctctcgctcgctctgctCCAGAGTCTGGACCAGCGCCGGTCCAAATGAACGGCCCTCTGGTGCTCTCCACGGACCCTCCCGCCTGTTACTCCCATCACTTTGTTTATTAAGTCGCAGCAATTGTGTCATAATTTTGCCCCGGAGGGCTAATGGAAAAGCTGAGCGTTGAGTTTATAGCCTCTTCAGAGTAGCGCTGGGGAGGGAGGCCCCTGGCTGGGGCAGGAGAACGGGGTGTCTCCCCCCACACAGTGACGAGAaaaagcgttttgttatgaacagtataaagtttggactgataacgaggacgtcGAGTGTAGCGATTTCGCGGGAGCTTAAaggctgtatttccagtttttgacatatgatgatatgcACTTCCTGCACTCCGgtagtggacaatctgatggtgagacagcgctgaattttcATTTAAGATTTGAGTTGGATTTTctaaggtgtttatggaacaattataaCTCAGTACAAGcacaaataacactgctggatttaatcttcatgataatgatgatatgGAGTGAAAAAacgtgtgaggaaaacaaaatatataaatattaggagtaatcgttcttcccacatttactttctgctgTCTGAATACGTTTATAAGTGAGACCCCTGATCTGTAAATGTGGACTTTCACCTAAAGACTGCAGCCTAGCTTGGTGTGTCTCattaatctctctccctctccgtctctctcactctgtctgggtatgtctcctctctctctctcgctctctctatctctctttctctctctcttccccccccccccccccccccacacacgcaaacaaataCAGActtcatccacccacccacgcacacaaacacaccgagtCTGCAAAACATAGCCTACTCATACATTCGGAAGAAAATGATTCAGTTAGCAACAATTGATGAGATCCTTCAATACTTGGAGTGTTTCTATAGGCACGACAGAAAATGGGActactgatttttttttttatccaggaGTTTTGATGGATTACAAAACAATACAACAAtgatcaataaaaaaaacaattattgtttattttgagAAATAATTTGACCCTTAACGGTATGTCGCTCGGAGTCTGCACGTGCCTATAGTCCTATACTCCCCATGCCAGCGCGCACACCTGAATCTCAAAGCGTGAGGTTCTAGCAATGCAATGAACGATGTTCTCGCCGTGTGCCAGATTATCTCCAGTTTAGCGGGGATCGGATTGGCAAAATTCCAGTTACTTAGAGAACCCAgtcgagggagggggagcaCTCGCGTGTGATGGACACATTGACGTTTCCATGTTTAACCGTGCGCAATCGGTACATCCTCAACTTTCCTCTCCGGCATCGACAGACGATCGACGCTTGTTTACTTGCGCGCTGGTGACAGACGTTTACCGTTTTAAGGAAACGCCTCATCCGTCGCTTTTCATACTCCATGGAACATCATGCGAGCAGGAGAGACGCACCCTATGCCATGCTGAACCAATCTCGGACTCTTCTGTTGGCGCTGACCACTGTAGCGGGTCTCCTTCAGCGCTGCCGTGGCTGGAACGACGAAGACATCCTTCTCCCGCCCATCAACTCCACCAACAGATTCCTGGCGAACTTGGAAGTGGACGTGCGGTACTCGAAGAGATCGGTGGAGGAGAGCGAATCCTCATCCGGATCGTCGCTGCAGCCAGTGCCACAGTGCAATGTCAGCGTGCACAGACTTTTACCGACCTCGCTGGTCGTTCGGTGGGACAGCAGTTTCGGTTTTCAATGCGAAGTGTTTGTCTACACCACTAACAACCATGGCAGAGCATTTTTCACCGCTGCCATCAACCGGGCAATATCGCCGGTTGTCATCGAACACCTCGGCGTCACCGGCGGGCAACAGGAACTGAGGCTTTGCGTTGGATGCGGTCTCTCGCGGTACAGGCGATTCGGTCAAGCCAGGTCGAGGGGAGGTCAGCACACGGGGGATCCTATTACTTTCTGCTGCATAGACTTCAGCCTGGACGAGCTGAAGGGCGACACAAGTTGGAGGCTTAACCGTAAACCCATCGAGTCCACTCTCGTGGCTTGTTTCATGACTTTGGTCATCATCGTGTGGAGTGTTGCTGCTCTCATTTGGCCGGTGCCTATCATAGCAGGATTTCTGCCTAACGGGATGGAACAGAGACGACCTAGATAAGAAAACAAACTCAAATCAAACATGAAATGTAAGACCAAGCTGCCTCTTTAAAGGAAACGATGTAGCCAACAATCAACTGTTACTCATGTTATTGGAAAAATTGTTTACATTTATAACTTAAACTGTCTCAGTAGACCTTTACCGATAGGCCCTATAACACTATGGGCTAGCCTACAACATAGATTAATAGATTAGGCTAAGTAAGTTTTTTAAATTAGTGTTTGTATAGTTTTTAAATGTATATGGATATTGTGGTATGTGCTGTGCTTAGACCTCAGACACTTGAAGTTTATAATGTGCTGTGATCGGGTGTAGCCTAGTGTTGACTAGTTGATAGTAGGCCTACTTACTGTATATCTCATTATATAGACTAGATATTTTTAAAACTGTAGGCCTGGGACCACTGCAATATTGACGTTGTATCAAACTGATATCAACCTCAATATTAACAGGTTAATATTAAATTTTTCTTGCTCAGAGCTTATTTGTATACATATATTTGTATGGGAATTAAACTAAATTAAAGTAAGTGTTTCTATTTATACTCTACGGActgtttcctttttcttttctttttttgcggTTGGTATCAACAATATTCAGTCCCCCAGTTATACATCCGGTTATAACTGCAGTAGCCTACCTGAGTCAACGCCTTATAGTTGTGTGACGTTAGGCAGGAAATAAAGTCCAGCACTGTAAAACTAGGCGAGTCCGTCATAGCAACACTGCTTTTACGTAAACGAAGCCTTCTGTATAACTAATCTGTCAATTAAAAATCAAGTATGACCTCATCAAAGATCGGCTTGGTTCTTCAGCTTTTGGGAGTTACAAGCGCGGTTTTTGTTGTATCAGGTAAGCTGAAACGATCGAAGAAGGAGAATGTTTTCCCAGGTAAACGGAGATTTTACAAAGGCCTGGATCCATTGATTGTCACGTGTAAATTATTCGATATTGGAAAAGTTAATTAGCATTACCCATAACTTTGCTAAATGAAGGGTGTAAGAATTAGTGACATTTAGGCCTGATACCCGCTACGAATTTTAGGCCTATAGCCTATGGACTAGATAGGATAATGACACAATCCGTTTTTCCGCCTTTAAAGCAAAACGTCCCACAGTGCTAGTGAGAGAGTAGACCCATGGCAGCTGTGTGCCTGCAGGGAGGCCTGCAGGGAACATTTTTCATCCGTGAAAGAATCAGGCTACCTGTTGTGATTAACTTCcaatgtcgtgtgtgtgtgtgtgtgtctgaaggtgtgtgtacatttgtgcaTTGATGTTGAGTGCAACATTTTTTGCATTTCAAAACACCCACAAACAAAAATGAGCTTTACGTAATCGAGATTAAAACGCTACGCATGCAAAGCAAATACATTGCTAACCAACCAACGTTTTGAGAGCAAAAGCCTTTCGAAAAAGTTTACATAATTTTTGTATGCAATGAAAAAGTTTCGCACACAACATAAAGACACAAATCTACCCCCATAAGAGGCACAACAAGTATTGCACGAAATGTCATTTGCGTGGGTCATAATAATTTACTAGTTACAAAtcataggctagcctactgcATTTGTTCGGTCCCACTCGGTTTGTTAACATACTTTATGCATAACACGTGTCTTATGTCAAAGTTGGATTTTGAGTCATCCGGTTCATTACATTACATCCCAATCATTTATTATAGTCAGAAATCGGTTTGAAACTTtgtaacaaaataaaataaaacccgGCCTGTTGTGGTCTTAATGTGTTATCCCAGACTATTGTGACAGCTGTGCTTCATCGCGCATGCTTTCAGAGACACGGGCGCTGTGTTTACCAGTCTGAACCCAGCACATGACGaagagccctctctctctgccgtgTTAAGCGCCCTACGGAGAGGACGTCaaccagaggcagagagacagaccaacTGCCGAAGGGGTTTAGTAGGGgaagcttagtggttagagcataaACTGCAGATGTACATGGatctggataaaagtgtctgctaaatgaacacattagaTTAAGTCAGACTGGCGAAGAAACAGTCATCAAGGGCAATGtacagggaggagatgggagaggcaGCACTGGTGAACGGAGGGATAGAGGACAACAGAGGAGTTCATGCAAATGTAGGATGTGTTTGTTTAGGATGCCAGTCAGATGTGGTTAGTCATACAGGGAGCAGAGCTGAGCTCTCACTGTCAGCTGTGGCATCGCCATCATCACACAATATCCACACATCATCCGCACACATCATCCTCACTCATCCTCCGCAaatgtcatccacacacacactgacaatctAGGAGAAATTACCCTATACTTTTTACTAAGTATACAAACATCCAATACATTATCATGTTTAAACGGGGGGGGGTTACTTAATCAAGGAAACTTTCATTTGTTTTCACGTTAGTTCTAACTGCTATGATGACGGTAACATGTGGTCTACTCAAACTCCAAACCAGAAGTGATGTAGTTGTTCGTTGTGGTTCATGTGATCCAGAGGGTCTTGCGGTGAccctgaccccagaccaggGCACGACCTTCAACATCAGCAGGAGGGAGCTCACAGGGTCAAAGTGCGCGGTGTGCTCCGGTGGAGGTCTCCGGAGGTCgtgctcttcttctgtggtgctgAGGGGCCCGGAGGCCACGCCCGTGGACTTCACCTGTCCTAGCCCCGAGGGGCTCTTCACCGTCAGAGTCAGCAGAGAAATAGGTACCATGTTTGTGTTGTTCGCCATACGCTAGTCAGCTGCTGTCATCGAGATGGTATAGTTGCACTGTGATTTAGGTCACAGTGCCTGGTCGCTGAGATGTGTTTACCTGGCGATGTGGCTAGTAAATACAGATTGTTCGTTGAGTCTGATTACTGAAACAGTGTTAGAACTGTGCGCTTctaatccttgatcttctgctgaacCATCTATATgctctatttttactttgtactTTGGATAAAATGATGACCTGCTAAAATGTAGCTTCCAGTGACAGTTGAGAGAGGTCTTTCAtcatcaaatgtaaatgtaagacctcTGTCAACTGTCATTGGAAGCCTGGCAAGGCTTATGTCATGAATTTACAATGAATGTCTCCTGTGAACATGTTAGGGTAGGAACTTTGTACCAGGTCGGATGGCATGGCACCAGCAAGGGTGGCACTGTACCACGAGACAGTCTTTACTGATGACAGCTAGTCCCATGCTGGAAGGAGGAATGTCCCTTTTGTGTCGTTGTTATCGGAGTAACTGTTAATTACAGAGAAGCTTATCAGTCGAGGCTGTTAACTGCAGCCTGCTGTTTAACACTTCCCTTGCTCATGGCCTCCCACtgcctgctctccttctctccaatccctcttttcctccactcaacctctcctcttccctcttcctcatccctctctgcccctcccctcagtGTGTACCTCCAGCTCCTGCAGTGAggatgtcagacagacagactcaggCAGCAGGCCTCTGCAGAGCTTCGCCCGGACCTTCTCCTGGACCCTGAGGGCCTCCGGACCCGGGGCCCTCCTCCTGGACTTGTCCCCCACGGGGCTGACCCAGATCCAGCCTGCGCAGGCTTGTCCCGACCAGCACACCTACTCCCTCCAGGCCTTCCAGAGCACGAGGACGGTGGTTCTGGGAACCTACTGCCGAGGGGGCTCCTTGAGCGGGGTTCAGCTCCCGCGTCTGGGCCAGCTGTCCCTGGAGGTCCCAGGCGGGGGGGAGCTGGAGCCGGCCGTTTTCCCCGTGGCTGTCGGAGAGGACATTAAATGTGAGTCGGGGGGGGGCCCCGCTAGCTCACTGGGTATGAGTGGGTACCGCTTAAGGCTGATGCCTAACATAGGGGCCAATTTCCTGTTAGTCTTcgacccatctctctctctctgctcttctgtctctctccaacagTAAGTTATAaaggcaaaaaataaataaataaaagtgagTAGGTGAGAGGTTGTTCTTAGTCCTGGGGCTGTTGTGTTCGTGATCATCAATGGTgtgtgcagaaacacacacacagactcacactctcacacacacactcacacctctctccatttcccctgGCAGCCCTCGCCGTCGTCACGGTAACCGCTCCCGGGGGGACCTTGTCCACGGAGCTGTTCTCCCCGAATTACCCCGACGGTTTCCCTGACGACGACCTGATGGAGTGGCGATTCGCGGTCCAGCCCAAACACAGCAGCTCCATCACCTTCCTGGCTGTCTCACGGCCGCGCtgcctgaagaaggaggccggGGTGGGGTACCAGCGGAGCAGCTCAGgggtcctggtcctgggccTGGACGACCCCCAGCCCACCAGGCTAACAGGCTCCTTCTCCCTGACCCTGAGGAACTGTGAAGTGGACCTGAAGCATCCTGGACTCTCCCTGCACCTCCTGGTGtccaccaccagggggagccCCCCAGGTGAGCAACATGGACAGAGCAGACCCCAGACATTTTTCATAGGGGAATTCTATGATGCTGTTGTAGTATAAAGGGTAGTTACGGAATCGCATACTGATAtacttttatttctttatttacaaTTAATGTTACTAATTATCTGATAGCTGTAATACCGGTACAGTTAAC harbors:
- the LOC136944876 gene encoding LOW QUALITY PROTEIN: transmembrane protein 158 (The sequence of the model RefSeq protein was modified relative to this genomic sequence to represent the inferred CDS: deleted 1 base in 1 codon), whose product is MFNRAQSVHPQLSSPASTDDRRLFTCALVTDVYRFRKRLIRRFSYSMEHHASRRDAPYAMLNQSRTLLLALTTVAGLLQRCRGWNDEDILLPPINSTNRFLANLEVDVRYSKRSVEESESSSGSSLQPVPQCNVSVHRLLPTSLVVRWDSSFGFQCEVFVYTTNNHGRAFFTAAINRAISPVVIEHLGVTGGQQELRLCVGCGLSRYRRFGQARSRGGQHTGDPITFCCIDFSLDELKGDTSWRLNRKPIESTLVACFMTLVIIVWSVAALIWPVPIIAGFLPNGMEQRRPR